The Providencia sp. PROV188 genome includes a region encoding these proteins:
- a CDS encoding OmpG family monomeric porin yields MNMKFITSLILNTAILSTAIIFPIASYSQSSDNHWHVKTNVYVELEEYQGQRDSQNNKVYDKASMIGKLSLSNPASTWSFDLEHRETLRNHGKNFANSRDSYIRNRTQIGVTKQFIKDKISNLDVNFTYRKESNDGTPGSKARSSNSLYWVMPSGSINLDERWTFNYWGALYYYSNFYEANSYEFESEVGVSYKLTDSIKAKVSYYSDKAWDNEFTTQSLQRQIRLGLPVTINQDWSISPYFRYLINDNEYNSRGSLTQQLRSGYRIGTQVEYKMTPKLALWGGVAYEPTKWKYPKGSEKTSGNSNKQTMYLGQLGVKYSW; encoded by the coding sequence ATGAATATGAAGTTTATAACGAGTTTAATTCTTAATACTGCAATTCTTAGCACAGCAATCATTTTCCCTATCGCCAGTTATTCTCAATCCAGTGATAATCATTGGCACGTTAAAACCAATGTGTATGTCGAGCTCGAAGAGTATCAAGGTCAGCGGGATTCACAGAATAACAAAGTGTATGACAAAGCCAGTATGATAGGTAAGTTATCACTGAGTAATCCGGCATCCACTTGGTCGTTTGATCTCGAACACCGAGAAACCTTAAGAAATCACGGAAAAAACTTTGCCAATTCCCGAGATTCCTACATTCGTAATCGAACCCAAATCGGTGTAACCAAACAGTTCATTAAAGATAAAATTTCCAACCTCGATGTCAATTTCACCTACCGCAAAGAATCTAATGATGGAACGCCAGGCTCTAAGGCCCGCTCATCCAACAGCCTCTATTGGGTTATGCCTTCCGGTTCAATTAACCTTGATGAACGATGGACATTTAATTATTGGGGTGCACTTTACTACTACAGTAATTTCTATGAGGCCAATAGCTACGAATTTGAATCTGAAGTGGGTGTGAGTTATAAACTCACCGATAGCATTAAAGCCAAAGTCAGCTATTACAGTGATAAAGCGTGGGATAATGAGTTCACCACCCAATCCTTACAACGCCAAATTCGCCTTGGCTTACCCGTGACTATTAACCAAGATTGGAGCATTTCCCCTTATTTCCGTTATCTCATTAATGATAATGAGTACAACAGTAGAGGCTCGCTCACTCAGCAACTACGCAGTGGCTACCGTATCGGAACTCAAGTGGAATACAAAATGACACCGAAGTTAGCATTATGGGGCGGCGTTGCCTATGAACCCACTAAATGGAAATACCCGAAAGGCAGTGAAAAAACATCAGGAAACAGTAATAAACAAACGATGTATCTCGGTCAGCTAGGCGTGAAATATAGCTGGTAG